One Plasmodium cynomolgi strain B DNA, scaffold: 0475, whole genome shotgun sequence DNA window includes the following coding sequences:
- a CDS encoding hypothetical protein (putative) has protein sequence EILCNQDSSPSVPNSAELQSGNYTQTESHTRQETTGLENQVKMENTQNDEKSHQEPKSNMEHDAHIEKSQNQRGFQDSTQGLHHGKEESYKGGKHYLKDKYSQLTIYSKLY, from the coding sequence GAGATACTGTGTAATCAAGATTCTTCTCCCAGTGTACCTAATTCTGCGGAATTACAAAGTGGCAATTATACTCAAACTGAATCGCACACTCGACAAGAAACAACTGGTCTAGAAAATcaagtaaaaatggaaaatacaCAGAACGATGAAAAATCCCATCAAGAGCCCAAGTCAAATATGGAACATGATGCACACATagaaaaatcacaaaatCAGAGAGGTTTTCAAGACTCAACACAAGGTTTACATCATGGAAAAGAGGAATCATATAAAGGAGGtaaacattatttaaaagataaatattCTCAACTAACtatatattcaaaattatattgA